The Spodoptera frugiperda isolate SF20-4 chromosome 25, AGI-APGP_CSIRO_Sfru_2.0, whole genome shotgun sequence genome includes the window caatgcgAGAGCGTAAGCCAGCAATGCAATTATTTTATCCAAATAGTATACTTTCTCTCTGATGCCGACACTAAATAACTGCAACGACTTGAAAATCCTATTAATCTCATAGCAAACGTAGAAGTAGTTAGTAGACAGTTTATTCGTAACGATACCATACTTGAAGCTGGTTCTGATCCCCAAAAACGAGGTCTCCTCTACATTGCCCGTGTAGAAAGCTACGAGGAGAACGGCGACATCACTTATATCATAATACTGGCACATGGTCATCATACCAATCACTCCGATCCTCATGAACTTGAAGAggtatttatattgaattttgCTCGCAGTATGAAGTTTTTCTGTCCAGAAAGCTGATGTTTCGTACACCCGGTAGAGACTGAATACACTAATGATCTTCAGAGCACACATGAACTTGTTAGCTTTACATAAGCCACATCTGATATTAGTTCCGTATTTGAGAAACATGAACCAATGCAGGGGTATGGCTGATGCGAAGTGCAAGAACATCTTGTGGGTGCAGAAGTGAAGGAATGAGTCGTATGTGTCTAAGACGACGCGCTTAGCTTCGTGGTTAATGTACCCAGTCCTCAGGCTTACGAATATGTCTATTATGATAATTCCATCTAGAAAAGCTCCCAGGTAATAGGAGTATATCGACATGCTGTCGAATATAAACGAGGACAGGAATCTGAACAGTAGCTTGTTCACGATAAACACTTGCAACATCAGAAAGTCCCAGAAGCTTCTGAAATTTAACAATGGCCGTTGGTTATTCTTTATTCTACTTCTTGTTTTTGGTATATAGGGCTGAAATAAGTGGGTTTCTGAATAAGTACATACATTCTAATATTCGCATATTATCTTTTATTCTAATTTCTCAGTTGGAACTtggaataaagttattttttgtttgaatttttagtaaaaaacaaGAATCTAGGTACCTGAACTTGCTCATTGGATGGATACGATTCCTGTATTTGCGGTACTGTCTGAATCTTTCCACTCTGATAGCGTGGGAGCTGGCATAGAATCCTCTACATTTTCCTGAAGTGTAAGAAAGGAGGAACAGGTCGTGCCACCAGCGCTGGAGGCGGGCCACACAGCCGGTCCCTACAATGTCCACCTCCAGTACATCCTTCTCAGGGATGATGACGCAAGTGTGTTGAAAATACGAATTGTAATAATCACCGTGTTCGTGCATATTTACAAAGATGCTATGGTAAAATCCTGACTATTGTGTGTCATGAAATGTCAAGTCCCTTTGAATGTGGGTCATAGAGTATAGTCATTACACAGGCTATATTGGGTTGGTGGAGTATGCTCCATAGTTCTGAGTGTGAACTATATGCTGagtcaaacataaaaattaaaaatagtttaatatttggCCCTGATGCAGAAAACattacttctggacacggcgcatattgtccggaaattcctctcgcttgagccctgaccgccggtagcttggatttctcacgttactggtgggctaatgcattttatattttttaatgtttttttttataacaaaatatttagaaatatgtgtgtataatattatgtatcaaaCAAGTATCACCATCAttatcagccggaagacgtccacagTTGACCAAatgcctcccccttagtcctccacgtagaacgacaagccgacacctgcatccactggctggtaaataaaaaaaaataaagaaggaACAGAATCGTACAACACTCCAACGCTAAACACttgcacaataaaaataatttgtataagtACTAGGATTTACGatcacccacacacacacagacatccatacataatacattgtgACAGGCCGACGTTGGTACGAGTACGAACAGAATCGTATTTTCATCTAATTTCACTATAATGCGCATTTGCAATGTAGAAATAGTCACCTGGTATACGTGACTCCCTGTTTAATATGGCAATTGTACGTATTTACGTAATATAGTGTTACGGAACCATGTTCAAGGTACTGCGATTTTTGTGAGGAATAAAGATCGACGGGTATGTGTTCGgctttaatgttattgttaagcTGAAGCGGAATCATAAGCGGTCGCGGATTTATAGATACAATTTTCTTACCTGCTGCTACTACTGCCGAACCCGAGAAATTAAATATCAT containing:
- the LOC118265373 gene encoding potassium/sodium hyperpolarization-activated cyclic nucleotide-gated channel 4-like, with translation MHEHGDYYNSYFQHTCVIIPEKDVLEVDIVGTGCVARLQRWWHDLFLLSYTSGKCRGFYASSHAIRVERFRQYRKYRNRIHPMSKFRSFWDFLMLQVFIVNKLLFRFLSSFIFDSMSIYSYYLGAFLDGIIIIDIFVSLRTGYINHEAKRVVLDTYDSFLHFCTHKMFLHFASAIPLHWFMFLKYGTNIRCGLCKANKFMCALKIISVFSLYRVYETSAFWTEKLHTASKIQYKYLFKFMRIGVIGMMTMCQYYDISDVAVLLVAFYTGNVEETSFLGIRTSFKYGIVTNKLSTNYFYVCYEINRIFKSLQLFSVGIREKVYYLDKIIALLAYALALLFYYWSFKECYSLFNTLVHPKDLHMKIRSGALTMMSNGQISNELSSRLGQYFKYGPTRPYIIEKTNKLYLKMPNILKNEIKLNSYMKYMMKIPYFSQVPLPLLEEIVLLLKKEIYMSNAIVTQAWIPAEGMMIVESGELAVYSLEEKEEGHLIDGDYFAALSLVTINERCMSFVVSISACSILILEKIAFRQLMRKHVKYFQHIKTQIVDQYVTITENFNRSDRYERSALGQQPLVEYELPYSGSG